The window TTATAGCACCTAAAAAAGGCCACTATGATAAAATTGTAAGTAACGTTCAGGAGATTAAAGCGAGAAAAGGAAAAATTATCGCTGTAGTCAATAAAGGCGACCGTCAGGTAAGCGAAATGGCAGATTATGTGATTGAAATCCCTGAAACTTCAGAATGTTTCTCTCCAATCGTTGCTTCCGTGCCTCTGCAGCTGCTTGCTTATTATATAGCAGTATACAGAGGAGCCAACGTAGATCAGCCAAGAAACCTTGCAAAATCTGTAACCGTGGAATAAAAAGTTGTTGTAAATAAAATAAATTTAGATTTCTTCCGTTATTTCAAAAAAAATCTTAAAAGTTTCTTAAAAAAATTATATATTTACGGCTTAATTATAAAAATTAACATGAAAAGGATATTTCTTTTATTATTGTCTGCGTCGGTAGCATCGGTATCTTGTTCAGGTGGTGGCAGCTCTTCTGTAGGGAAGCCAGGAACAAAAGGAGAATTGATACCAAGAGAAAAAACTAAATCATTTGTTGCGGAAAGACCATACGGAATGGTCGCAATTCCTGCAGGTTCATTTGTTGCTGGTTTAGCAGACCAGGATCCAACAAATACTCCTGAAAAAGCATCATTGAAAACAGTTACTGTTTCTTCTTTCTTCATGGATGAAGCAGAAACTACCAACTCGGAGTACAGAGTATTTATCAATTATGTAAGAGACTCTATTGCGAGAACTTTACTTGCTGAAGCTGCCGGAGAAGGTGGTGATGAAGGCGGACGTAAAGGTGCTGCAATAGGTGATTATGCATATCTTGCTAAAAAAGAAGAGAATTTAACACCTTATCAAGAATATATGGAAGGCCAGGGAGGCCGTGAAGACGGAGGATATGATGCAAGTAAAAGACTAGATTGGAAAATTCCTTTACACTGGAGTACTTCAAAATACCCGGATGTAGAATACGCAGAGGTTTTAGAATCTATGTATCTGCCTTCATCTTCAAGAATCGGAAACGAAAGAATTTTAGATGTTAGTAAGCTGAAATATACATACCGTTGGGGAGATTTGGACGCTGCTGTGGCAGATAACGAAAGAGGAGCTAATTACCTGAAAAGCGAAAGTATTGCGATCTATCCTGATACAACCGTTTGGGTAAAAGATTTCCACTTTGCTTACAATGAGCCGTTATTTGAGCAGTATTTCTGGCACAAAGCTTACAAAGACTATCCTGTAGTAGGAGTTACCTGGGATCAGGCAAGAGCTTACTGTAACTTCAGATCTAAATTGAAAACAGATTACAACGAAAGTTTAAAAAGAAAAAAACAAAGACCATTAGAATTCCGTCTTCCAACTGAGACAGAATGGGAATATGCTGCAAGAGGAGGGATGCAAAATGCTACTTACCCTTGGGGCGGTCCATATTTAATGGATGACAGAGGTTGTTACCTGGCCAACTTCAAACCGAAGAGAGGTAACTACATGGAAGACGAGAAAAAAGGTACTTATACATATACAGCTCCAGTTAAGAAATTTAAGAAAAATGGGTTTGGGTTATTTGATATGGCTGGAAACGTTTCTGAGTGGACACAATCTGCGTATAACAATTCTTCATACGGATTCTCTTCTACATTAAATCCTTCTACTAAAGATAAAAAGGATACGAAGAAATCGGTAAGAGGAGGATCTTGGAAAGATATAGGATATGCCCTTATGACAGGTGCTAGAGATTGGGAAAGAAAAGATTCCGCAAGAAGCTATATCGGGTTCAGAACTGTACAGGACATCCCTGAAGCAGCTGTTAAGCCAAGAAGAGTTAACAGAAATTAATCAGACAATTTTTCAATAACAATTTTATTTAACATTAAAAAAACTAACTCAATATGTTTAAGACTAAAGATGCTTGGATGAATTTCTTTTATTCATTCGGTGCTGCAATTGTAATTCTTGGAGCTTGGCTTAAAATTACTCACATTACCTTGGGACCTATTAACGGTAACATTGCTCTTACCGTGGGGCTTATTACTGAGGCAATTATCTTTATCATTTTTGCATTTGACCCTCCAAAATCAGAAGAGTCTTATGCATGGGAAAATGTTTATCCTGAGTTATTAGATAAGCATGCTAACCCAAATCCTTTACACTCTAATGTTTCTTCCAGAAATAATAACGCGGCAGCTCAATTTGCTGAATTGGAAAATTCACTTTCAACCAAATTGGACAAAATGCTTGAAGATGCCAGATTAGACGTTCAGTTATTTGAAAGATTAAGAACAGGAATTGATAAATTTTCAAACTCTGTTGATCAGATCAATCAGACAGTTGACGTATCTGCTTCTACTCATAAATATAATGACCAGTTAAATAAAGCAGCTCAGCATATGGAAAGTATGAACGCGCTTTATGCAATGCAACTGGAAAGCGGTAAAAAACAATCAGAATTTGCTAATAAATATGTAGCAGATATGCAGAAGTCTGCAGAGCAGTCTGAGAAATTCAATCAAGAGCTACAAGGTTTAACTTCTAATCTTAATAACTTAAATAGAGTTTATGGTGGTATGCTAACTGCTATGAAGTCTTAATTCCTAACCATTTCTAAATTTAACTACTTAATCAAAAAACAAAGAAAAGAGAATGGCACAAGGAAAACAGACCCCTCGTCAGAAGATGATCAACCTGATGTATTTGGTGTTCATCGCGATGATGGCCCTAAATATTGATGCAGAAATCATCAGATCATACTATGACTCTACCAGAGCATTGAATGAAACAAGAACTTTAACGGAAAGAAAGAACGAAAAGATCTTTGAAAGAACATTAGAAGCTAAAGCTCAGCAGGTTCCGGATACTTATGCACAGCCTTGGGCTCAGTACAAAGTACTGAAATCTAAGATTGATGTATTGGTAAAATCTTCTCAGGACATTAAAGATCTGTTAAAAAAACAATCTGAGTTTCATGATAAAGATGCTCAAGGAAAAGAAATTGATGTAAGTGAAAATTTTGCTGCATTGAACAATAACGAAGCGACTACTGAGTATTTCTTTAAAGAAGGAGATGAAAATTCCCCTTCAAAGAATGCATTAGATCTGAAAGCTAAAATTGATGATGTAAGAAATTATATCAATGCTACTTTTGGAAATAATCCTCAGCTTAAAGATTTAGTGGAAAGAGCCAACAAGTCTCTAATTGCAGAATATCCTAAAGGAAAATCTCCAAATGAAAAGACCTGGTTCCAGAATAAATTTTATCATCAGCCGCTAATTGCTGCAATTTCTAACCTGGAAATTATCCAAAACGATGCCAGAAACGTACAGTCTGATGCATTGGCACTATTGCTTCAGGAAAAAGTAGACGCGAATATCAAATTCTCAAGCTACGAGCCTATCGTTTCAGGTCCGGTGGATATCCAGGCAGGAAAACAGGCTGAAGTAAAAGTAATGCTGGGTACTTATTCTAACAGCAATAAGATCAATATCTCTGGAGTAGGCAGAGTAGAAAATGGTAAAGGTACAATCGCAATTTCAGGTTCTGGAATTGGTGAGCATAAATTAGGAGGTGTCATTACATTGACCGATGCTTCAGGTAAGCCGCAAAGTTTCCCTTGGACGCATACTTACAACGTTATTGCAGGACCGAGAGAAGTAAAACTTGAAAAAGGTTTATTACTTGCTGCTGACAAAATGAATGTAATGTACAGAGGACTTGAGAACCCTGTTTCAGGATCAATCTTAGGGGCTGACAATTCTAAACTTTCATTATCTGCTCCGGGTGCATCCGTTAGAAGCACAGGTCCTGGTAAATGGAGTGTGAAACCAGCTGCAGGTAATGTTGTTAAATTAACATTATCAGGAATCGATCCTTATGGAAAATCAGTATCTCAGGTATTTGAATACAGAATTAAAAACGTTCCGCCTCCAAGAGGTGAAATGAGAGGACAGAATGTATTGTCTATGCCGGCAACTTCTATTCCTAACCAATCTGTACAGGCAGCCATTCCTGACTTTGACTTCCCGGTTTCATTTACTGTAACTCAGTTTATGGTGAGAGTACCCGGCAGAGCAGCGCTTCTGGTTCACGGGAACTCTCTGGATGAAGCAGCAGGTTTAGTGAAGAATTTGAGAACGGGTGATGTGGTTTCTATCTTTGATATTAAAGCAACAGCTCAGGGTCTTGATGGTCAGATTATTAAAAACATTACTCCTATAATCATTAATGTTCAATAGGACTAAAATTGTAATTTATTATGAAAAAATATATTAGCACCCTTTTAGTATTAGTTTCGGGATTGGCTTTTTCCCAGACTATTCTGAATGCATCCTCTCCGGAAGAGTTCAGACAGATGAGAGCAGAAAACAAACAAAAAGTTGGTGATACTATTGTAGATAAAACAGTAAAGCCACTTGAGTATGGTTTTGTAGAAGACAAAGATATCCTTAAAAGTATGTTTGTATGGGAGATCATTGATATGAATGATAAGATCAACCAGCCTTTCTACTATGATAATCCGGATGGCCTTTTATCTACGCCTACAAGATCTTTATACCAGTTATTGCTGGATGCAGCTTTAAGCGGTAAGATTGAGCAGGTATATGATGATGAAAACTTTACAGTAAAACTTTCTCCTGAAGGAATTCAGAAAAGACTGGAAAAAGTAATCATCAATGATGCTGCTATCGACATCTTGAACTCTGGAAGACAGCTTACAGAAGCAGAGAAAAAACAATATACTGACGTATTTAAGACCACTACTGATAAAGTAAAAGTTCTTAAAATCATGGGTATGTGGTTTATTGATAAGAGAGACGGCCAAATGAAATACAGACCTCTTGGTATCGCTGCTATGGGACCAGATCCTGCGGTTCAGGGAGTTATAGGACCAGACGGTAAGCCAATTGCTGGTAACGATGAGCTTATTGACCTGTTCTGGATCTATTATCCAAGTGCAAGAGATATATTGGCAAACAATTTTGTTTTCAACAGAAAAAATTCATCTGCTGACTTATCTTTTGATGATGTTATCAATGCAAGAAGATTCTCTTCTATCATTTATAAGTCCTCAGCTGGTTTAGGAGACGGTACTATTAAAGACTATATTCCTAAAAATGCAGATGAGCAGCTGGAAGAAAGTGACAGAATCAAAGCACAGATTCTTAGCATGGAAAATGATATGTGGAATTACTAGATTTCACTTGATATTTATAGAAAACCTGAGTATTTTTACTCAGGTTTTTTTATGAAATCGTCCTTTGTTTATTGCTGATCAATAATCAGTAATCCAGGCGATTACATATGGCCTTTAAATAAATGAAATTTCTCATATGAAAAATGTAGAGTATATTATTGTAGGGGACGGATACGCGGGGCTTTTTCTGGCTCACCAGCTAATTAAAAATAATAAGTCTTTCGTCATCTTTTCTGAAGGTCGGAAAAGCGCTTCACAGGTATCTGCGGGAATTATCAATCCGGTTGTTCTAAAGAAATTTACCACATTCTGGAAAGCACAGGAGCAAATAAACTTTCTTAAAGAGAGCTTGAAAGAAATAGAATCTTATACCGGAGAGAACTACCTGATCGAAGCACCCATTCACAGAATTTTTCATGATGAGAATGAACAGAATCTTTGGCTGAAAAAATCTGGAAATGAAGAATTATCCGCTTTCCTTGATAAAAAATTTGAGCGTTTAGAGCGGGTAAAAAACGACTTTCAGACCGGAAAGGTCAATCAGTCAGCCAGACTTAATGTGAGTGGATTTTTCAGGGGTTTATTCAGTTATTTTGAAAAAAAGGACCATTTGGCAGCAGAAAAATTTGATTATACTCAATTGAACCCTTCTGAATCCACATACAAGGACTTTACTTTTAAACATATTATTTTCTGCGAAGGAATGGGAGTGAAAGAGAATCCCTACTTTTCAGAAATAATGGTGAACCCAAACAAAGGACATCATATAAAAGTGAAATTGTCACAGCCAATTCCTGAAAACATTACCATTAAGAAAAAGCATTTCTTGTTTCCCACCGGAAACGGACTTTATTTCTATGGGGGAACTTATGACAGGGAGCAGCTTCATCAGCATATTGACGAATCGGCAGTTGAACAATTGGTTAAAGGACTTTCGGAATTTTATCCTTATGATTTTGAAGTCGAAGAAGTACACTTTGGCTTCCGGCCTACAGTAAAAGACAGGCGGCCTATCATCGGAAGACATCAGACTCTGGATAATCTATATGTTTTTAACGGATTGGGTGCCCGCGGTATCCTGAATGGCTGTTATTTTGCAAGAGATTTATTCAGGTTGATAGAAGAAGGAATTCCGTTGCACGAAGAAGTTTCGATGAATAGATTTTAGTAACCTGTTTTAATATACCTGTTCACAAAAATACTGCATGTATGAATGAAAATATATTAGGGATCATTGCAGGAGTTCTTACTTCAGTTTCTATGATTCCACAGTTGATAAAAGTAATCAGGGAGAAGAATGTGGAAGATCTTTCCCTGCTCATGCTTCTGGTTCTTATTTCAGGGCTCTCACTCTGGGTATGGTATGGCTTTGAAAAAGATGAATTGCCCATTATTCTGTCAAATGCATTTGCTGTCCTTGTGAATGTAAGCCTTCTGATCTGCTATATAATGTACAATAATAAAAAGTAGAGGAGTATCCATAAAAAAGACGTCCCATTACTGAGACGTCTTTATTTTTTATTGAAGTGAAATGATAATATTATTGAAGAACAAATTTTGCTAAAGGAGCCATTCTTGCTTTGTTTAAAGTAAGCGTGTTTCCATTTACAGAATAGTTATCTGCTGCCAGGATTGCTTTTGTAAACTGGTTTTCAATATCAAGATCCTCACAGGCCATCATGGTAGACATTCCCTGATTGAATTTTATTCTCATTATTTCAGGTTTAATCTCGAAAGTTCCTCCCAATCCGTTGCATCCGGCATGTCCCTGGTATCTCATACCATTCATATCAAGTTTGAAATAAGGATTGTTCTTAGGATTTTTAAGATCAATCGGCTTTCCGTTAAGCTCAGTCAGCTTCCACGTTTTTCCTGTAATATCTGTGGTTGCTTTTGGTGTATTTTGTGTTTTACATGAAACCACTAAAAATGTTGCAATAACAAGTGCCGATAAATAATAATATAAACTTTTCATAATACTTATTTTTTAAGTTGAATGGTGTACTTTATGCTAATACGATGCCATTTTTGCCGGGCCAGACTCTTTTTTTGACTGTTTAAGATGGAAGAGGACCATATCTACATTCTTCTTCAGGAAGGTTATATTCCCTTTAATATCAGAATATTGATACTCTTCATTAGAGGCTGTATACTCTGGTAAAGCATCACTTTTTTTAAGGTCAAAAGTTTTACCGTTTAAATGTATCGTTGCGGTATTTTTAGTGTTGTTAATCGTTACTTCTATCTTTTCGCCATAGCTGTCAACATACACGTTCTTGGAAATATCGTCTGCATTCTCAGGGGTGGCAGCAGTAAAGGTTTCAGCCTCCTTTCGGGGATGCTTACACGCTGTTAGGGAAATAATGGTCAATCCGAGAAGGACTGTTACTAATAATTTTTTCATAGTTAGATGTGATTTTAAAGTGTTTCATGAATAATGATGTTAATGCCTTATAAATTTACAAATATTTTTAATGAATATATGTTAAATTTTCATAAACTAGCAAAAAGTTTAAATCAAAGAGAATTTATCTCACTGTTTTAGGAATCATTTTTTCAGGAAACTGAAAATAGTTTTATTGTGGAGAACTCAGGGAAATAACGGCTGGTAAGGGGTTCTTAAGCTTCTTATTTTCAGAAAGATGGTGTAGTTTTTTTCTCATTTTTCATTTGTTTGTGTTAATTTTTGGCAAAAATAATTGAAAAAAAACAGACAGACAATAAGTTAATATTAATAATTCTGAATTATGACAAAAGTTAGGGCAGGTTATTCCGTTTCAAAAATAAAATACACTGGAGAATAGGATAAACAGCCATTAAAAATGTCAAAAAAAACAACAGCTGTGTAGGTAGATTTTCTTCTAATTGCCAAAAACTGGCTTGATTTTTGAGAAATGAAAATTACACAGATGGAATTCAGAATTGTTTGTATTATGCTTGAATAGGAGGAAAATTTAATATTTATCAGCCTTTTCCATTCAGGTATTTTAAAGGATAGTTAAATTTTGTTAATCCATGATGAAAATATCATAATCTGGGTGTACATTTGCAACTTCAAAATGAGAAACTTCGTAGTATACTTTTTAACCGGTCTTTTTCTGCTCTTTGTAGTAGAAAGCAGAATCGATGTTAAGACCCTTCGAAATGACTATACTGGTCATTCTTCTCATCATATGCCCAAAAGAGCCAACCGTTTGAATCAGACTTTTGAAAAACTTTCTGTTCAGCAGATGGCCGACAATGTAGACAATTCCACACTTGAACTTACCGAAAATGATTTTCAGCTCTCCGATGTATGGCAGGCTATTGTTGTTTTCGCAGGAGTTTTCTCATTGGTGTATATTTTTGGACTCAAAAGCTTTAAAAGATCTAAACCGGATATTCACGGTTTTGTTTTGGGTTGGTCTACCAAAAGATTCATTCTGATCCGCTCTATTAGAATCTAAAATTTCCCCGTACTATTGATTTTCTGCCTGATTCCAGGTAGAAAAACCTGCGTTGTGTATGCCGGTAATCATCACAACGTTCCTCTCTTATTACCGTTTTATTTCTACAAAACATTAACGATTTATATAAACTCTAGAATTATGATAAAAAGAGTTGCTTCGGGAATTGCGCTGAGTGCCCTGCTGTTGGCGGTTGGCTGCAATAAGAAAAAAGAAGAAAAAGAAGAAGT of the Chryseobacterium aureum genome contains:
- the porK gene encoding T9SS ring complex lipoprotein PorK/GldK — translated: MKRIFLLLLSASVASVSCSGGGSSSVGKPGTKGELIPREKTKSFVAERPYGMVAIPAGSFVAGLADQDPTNTPEKASLKTVTVSSFFMDEAETTNSEYRVFINYVRDSIARTLLAEAAGEGGDEGGRKGAAIGDYAYLAKKEENLTPYQEYMEGQGGREDGGYDASKRLDWKIPLHWSTSKYPDVEYAEVLESMYLPSSSRIGNERILDVSKLKYTYRWGDLDAAVADNERGANYLKSESIAIYPDTTVWVKDFHFAYNEPLFEQYFWHKAYKDYPVVGVTWDQARAYCNFRSKLKTDYNESLKRKKQRPLEFRLPTETEWEYAARGGMQNATYPWGGPYLMDDRGCYLANFKPKRGNYMEDEKKGTYTYTAPVKKFKKNGFGLFDMAGNVSEWTQSAYNNSSYGFSSTLNPSTKDKKDTKKSVRGGSWKDIGYALMTGARDWERKDSARSYIGFRTVQDIPEAAVKPRRVNRN
- the porL gene encoding type IX secretion system motor protein PorL/GldL — protein: MFKTKDAWMNFFYSFGAAIVILGAWLKITHITLGPINGNIALTVGLITEAIIFIIFAFDPPKSEESYAWENVYPELLDKHANPNPLHSNVSSRNNNAAAQFAELENSLSTKLDKMLEDARLDVQLFERLRTGIDKFSNSVDQINQTVDVSASTHKYNDQLNKAAQHMESMNALYAMQLESGKKQSEFANKYVADMQKSAEQSEKFNQELQGLTSNLNNLNRVYGGMLTAMKS
- the porM gene encoding type IX secretion system motor protein PorM/GldM; translation: MAQGKQTPRQKMINLMYLVFIAMMALNIDAEIIRSYYDSTRALNETRTLTERKNEKIFERTLEAKAQQVPDTYAQPWAQYKVLKSKIDVLVKSSQDIKDLLKKQSEFHDKDAQGKEIDVSENFAALNNNEATTEYFFKEGDENSPSKNALDLKAKIDDVRNYINATFGNNPQLKDLVERANKSLIAEYPKGKSPNEKTWFQNKFYHQPLIAAISNLEIIQNDARNVQSDALALLLQEKVDANIKFSSYEPIVSGPVDIQAGKQAEVKVMLGTYSNSNKINISGVGRVENGKGTIAISGSGIGEHKLGGVITLTDASGKPQSFPWTHTYNVIAGPREVKLEKGLLLAADKMNVMYRGLENPVSGSILGADNSKLSLSAPGASVRSTGPGKWSVKPAAGNVVKLTLSGIDPYGKSVSQVFEYRIKNVPPPRGEMRGQNVLSMPATSIPNQSVQAAIPDFDFPVSFTVTQFMVRVPGRAALLVHGNSLDEAAGLVKNLRTGDVVSIFDIKATAQGLDGQIIKNITPIIINVQ
- the porN gene encoding type IX secretion system ring subunit PorN/GldN, with product MKKYISTLLVLVSGLAFSQTILNASSPEEFRQMRAENKQKVGDTIVDKTVKPLEYGFVEDKDILKSMFVWEIIDMNDKINQPFYYDNPDGLLSTPTRSLYQLLLDAALSGKIEQVYDDENFTVKLSPEGIQKRLEKVIINDAAIDILNSGRQLTEAEKKQYTDVFKTTTDKVKVLKIMGMWFIDKRDGQMKYRPLGIAAMGPDPAVQGVIGPDGKPIAGNDELIDLFWIYYPSARDILANNFVFNRKNSSADLSFDDVINARRFSSIIYKSSAGLGDGTIKDYIPKNADEQLEESDRIKAQILSMENDMWNY
- a CDS encoding NAD(P)/FAD-dependent oxidoreductase, which codes for MKNVEYIIVGDGYAGLFLAHQLIKNNKSFVIFSEGRKSASQVSAGIINPVVLKKFTTFWKAQEQINFLKESLKEIESYTGENYLIEAPIHRIFHDENEQNLWLKKSGNEELSAFLDKKFERLERVKNDFQTGKVNQSARLNVSGFFRGLFSYFEKKDHLAAEKFDYTQLNPSESTYKDFTFKHIIFCEGMGVKENPYFSEIMVNPNKGHHIKVKLSQPIPENITIKKKHFLFPTGNGLYFYGGTYDREQLHQHIDESAVEQLVKGLSEFYPYDFEVEEVHFGFRPTVKDRRPIIGRHQTLDNLYVFNGLGARGILNGCYFARDLFRLIEEGIPLHEEVSMNRF
- a CDS encoding SemiSWEET transporter; the encoded protein is MNENILGIIAGVLTSVSMIPQLIKVIREKNVEDLSLLMLLVLISGLSLWVWYGFEKDELPIILSNAFAVLVNVSLLICYIMYNNKK
- a CDS encoding META domain-containing protein, producing the protein MKSLYYYLSALVIATFLVVSCKTQNTPKATTDITGKTWKLTELNGKPIDLKNPKNNPYFKLDMNGMRYQGHAGCNGLGGTFEIKPEIMRIKFNQGMSTMMACEDLDIENQFTKAILAADNYSVNGNTLTLNKARMAPLAKFVLQ
- a CDS encoding multicopper oxidase domain-containing protein, with amino-acid sequence MKKLLVTVLLGLTIISLTACKHPRKEAETFTAATPENADDISKNVYVDSYGEKIEVTINNTKNTATIHLNGKTFDLKKSDALPEYTASNEEYQYSDIKGNITFLKKNVDMVLFHLKQSKKESGPAKMASY